The proteins below come from a single Tigriopus californicus strain San Diego chromosome 3, Tcal_SD_v2.1, whole genome shotgun sequence genomic window:
- the LOC131878261 gene encoding CD151 antigen-like, which translates to MAQNGNNKGRHRDQHSLAENPRNEGCYSLTVLKLFFVIFNIIFLVSSIIIGGTGVWNHWTHWHILSLMTTITYSLITWLVIATGLLGIVGATIGCFGAKLEQRCSIGLYGFIVAIMFMMELILCMLSYSYHDQVELDLHQNLGPNLIRTYSVDRDITEAVDYIQQKLNCCGGDYYEDWTKSKWYFTASKRNKVPDSCCKTMSDACGMSDHPSNIPYTGCRHPMAAQIQSHLVLLGITGIGCALLQILGFVFTICLFEKLGRVGKMKSWQTESKKFSPHFTTSHVGYHPVFSNGLSNKT; encoded by the exons ATGGCCCAAAACGGGAACAACAAGGGACGTCATCGTGATCAGCATTCCCTTGCGGAAAATCCTCGAAACGAAGGTTGCTATTCGTTGACAGTCCTCAAATTATTCTTCGTCATCTTCAACATTATCTTTCTG GTTTCTAGTATTATCATTGGAGGAACGGGGGTATGGAACCATTGGACCCATTGGCATATCTTGAGTCTAATGACAACAATTACGTACTCCTTAATCACTTGGCTTGTGATTGCAACCGGCCTATTGGGCATAGTTGGTGCAACTATAGGTTGCTTTGGAGCAAAACTTGAGCAACGATGCTCCATTGGATTG TACGGGTTCATTGTGGCAATTATGTTCATGATGGAATTGATCTTGTGCATGCTTTCCTACTCGTATCATGATCAAGTTGAGCTAGATTTGCACCAAAACCTTGGTCCGAATCTGATTAGAACCTACTCCGTGGACAGAGACATCACAGAAGCCGTGGATtatattcaacaaaaa TTGAATTGTTGTGGTGGCGATTATTACGAGGATTGGACCAAAAGTAAATGGTACTTCACAGCCTCCAAGCGGAATAAAGTTCCAGATTCTTGTTGCAAAACTATGTCGGATGCCTGCGGAATGAGTGATCATCCATCTAACATTCCTTACACG gGTTGTCGCCACCCAATGGCCGCACAGATTCAAAGTCATCTAGTTCTTTTGGGTATAACTGGAATTGGTTGTGCacttctgcaaattttgggaTTCGTTTTCACTATTTGTCTGTTTGAAAAATTGGGACGGgtgggaaaaatgaaaagttggCAAACCGAGTCGAAGAAATTCAGCCCACATTTTACAACTTCTCATGTCGGGTATCATCCGGTATTTTCCAACGGTTTGTCTAACAAAACTTAA
- the LOC131878211 gene encoding semaphorin-5B-like isoform X2, translating to MNREFSTMWVTRFWMRIEVIIFLLNSQPGWGRIVTEISPGQGCGVINPFTTKLGRNSKYCSFIKYFENEEQQVEEESLESLQIQSDNGWVDWGEWSFCSETCGSGVRQRSRACSSTDPANDCPGSILMMAYCNSKGCRANGGWSEWSEWMACDSQCKIMNETRYRTCDNPSPKLGGLPCPGSDLDFKDCSLVRDCPVNGQWSVWSFWDICQPTFGSTGAGTQTRTRTCTSPRPSNGGNSCVGEDNESKLCFKGDAEDGGWGSYSGWSDCYLPELVCGDNGERWLERNCVNPKPRFGGIPCSGIGTVYEACNIDCTSTTELRLTGIWGTTGPQQECLNGHFVTAFKTKISLNQGITGVRLQCNDPGQEEIYSLEHPDGNYGEFVHSCPGGYTKIKGLFQPHWGDLIAQF from the exons ATGAACAGGGAATTTTCAACCATGTGGGTCACCCGCTTTTGGATGAGGATTGAAGTCATCATCTTTCTTTTAAATAGCCAGCCAGGGTGGGGCCGAATTGTGACTGAAATAAGTCCTGGCCAAGGATGTGGAGTTATCAATCCGTTTACGACAAAGCTTGGCCGAAACTCAAAATATTGTTCcttcataaaatattttgaaaatgaggagcagcaagttgaagaagaaagtttGGAAAGCTTACAAATTCAATCAGATAACG GGTGGGTGGATTGGGGAGAGTGGAGCTTTTGCTCGGAAACATGTGGATCCGGAGTAAGGCAAAGATCAAGAGCTTGCAGTTCGACAGATCCTGCTAACGATTGTCCCGGATCAATATTGATGATGGCATACTGCAATTCAAAAGGATGTCGAG CAAATGGTGGATGGAGTGAGTGGAGTGAGTGGATGGCTTGCGATTCTCAATGCAAGATTATGAATGAAACCAGATATCGAACCTGCGATAACCCATCACCCAAACTTGGAGGCCTTCCTTGCCCAGGATCTGACTTggatttcaaagattgttcCCTTGTTCGTGATTGTCCGG TTAATGGCCAATGGTCcgtttggtcattttgggACATTTGCCAACCCACATTTGGATCCACGGGAGCGGGAACTCAAACTCGGACCAGGACTTGCACGTCTCCGCGTCCATCAAATGGAGGCAACTCATGTGTAGGAGAAGACAATGAATCAAAACTGTGTTTTAAAGGTGACGCTG AGGATGGAGGATGGGGCTCATATTCGGGTTGGAGTGATTGCTATTTGCCAGAATTAGTTTGTGGAGATAACGGGGAAAGATGGTTGGAGCGGAATTGCGTCAACCCCAAGCCAAGGTTCGGAGGCATACCTTGCAGTGGCATTGGAACCGTGTATGAGGCTTGCAACATAGATTGCACGTCTACTACAG AACTTCGGTTGACGGGTATATGGGGAACAACAGGGCCCCAACAAGAATGCCTTAATGGTCACTTTGTTACGGCATTTAagacaaaaatatctttgaatcAAGGAATAACGGGTGTTCGACTCCAATGCAATGACCCCGGTCAAGAGGAGATTTACAGCTTGGAACATCCTGATGGAAATTATGGAGAATTTGTCCACTCATGTCCGGGCGGATACACGAAAATCAAGGGCCTATTTCAGCCCCATTGGGGTG ATTTGATTGCCCAATTTTGA
- the LOC131878211 gene encoding semaphorin-5B-like isoform X1: protein MNREFSTMWVTRFWMRIEVIIFLLNSQPGWGRIVTEISPGQGCGVINPFTTKLGRNSKYCSFIKYFENEEQQVEEESLESLQIQSDNGWVDWGEWSFCSETCGSGVRQRSRACSSTDPANDCPGSILMMAYCNSKGCRANGGWSEWSEWMACDSQCKIMNETRYRTCDNPSPKLGGLPCPGSDLDFKDCSLVRDCPVNGQWSVWSFWDICQPTFGSTGAGTQTRTRTCTSPRPSNGGNSCVGEDNESKLCFKGDAEDGGWGSYSGWSDCYLPELVCGDNGERWLERNCVNPKPRFGGIPCSGIGTVYEACNIDCTSTTELRLTGIWGTTGPQQECLNGHFVTAFKTKISLNQGITGVRLQCNDPGQEEIYSLEHPDGNYGEFVHSCPGGYTKIKGLFQPHWGDDRDCTCVDMFCPETGQWQKSICEVGDFTANPKGPERCDVGQVICGITTRVWMGGGDKTGVGSVFMRCCSKP, encoded by the exons ATGAACAGGGAATTTTCAACCATGTGGGTCACCCGCTTTTGGATGAGGATTGAAGTCATCATCTTTCTTTTAAATAGCCAGCCAGGGTGGGGCCGAATTGTGACTGAAATAAGTCCTGGCCAAGGATGTGGAGTTATCAATCCGTTTACGACAAAGCTTGGCCGAAACTCAAAATATTGTTCcttcataaaatattttgaaaatgaggagcagcaagttgaagaagaaagtttGGAAAGCTTACAAATTCAATCAGATAACG GGTGGGTGGATTGGGGAGAGTGGAGCTTTTGCTCGGAAACATGTGGATCCGGAGTAAGGCAAAGATCAAGAGCTTGCAGTTCGACAGATCCTGCTAACGATTGTCCCGGATCAATATTGATGATGGCATACTGCAATTCAAAAGGATGTCGAG CAAATGGTGGATGGAGTGAGTGGAGTGAGTGGATGGCTTGCGATTCTCAATGCAAGATTATGAATGAAACCAGATATCGAACCTGCGATAACCCATCACCCAAACTTGGAGGCCTTCCTTGCCCAGGATCTGACTTggatttcaaagattgttcCCTTGTTCGTGATTGTCCGG TTAATGGCCAATGGTCcgtttggtcattttgggACATTTGCCAACCCACATTTGGATCCACGGGAGCGGGAACTCAAACTCGGACCAGGACTTGCACGTCTCCGCGTCCATCAAATGGAGGCAACTCATGTGTAGGAGAAGACAATGAATCAAAACTGTGTTTTAAAGGTGACGCTG AGGATGGAGGATGGGGCTCATATTCGGGTTGGAGTGATTGCTATTTGCCAGAATTAGTTTGTGGAGATAACGGGGAAAGATGGTTGGAGCGGAATTGCGTCAACCCCAAGCCAAGGTTCGGAGGCATACCTTGCAGTGGCATTGGAACCGTGTATGAGGCTTGCAACATAGATTGCACGTCTACTACAG AACTTCGGTTGACGGGTATATGGGGAACAACAGGGCCCCAACAAGAATGCCTTAATGGTCACTTTGTTACGGCATTTAagacaaaaatatctttgaatcAAGGAATAACGGGTGTTCGACTCCAATGCAATGACCCCGGTCAAGAGGAGATTTACAGCTTGGAACATCCTGATGGAAATTATGGAGAATTTGTCCACTCATGTCCGGGCGGATACACGAAAATCAAGGGCCTATTTCAGCCCCATTGGGGTG ATGATAGAGACTGCACTTGCGTAGACATGTTTTGCCCCGAAACTGGCCAATGGCAGAAGTCGATTTGTGAGGTGGGTGATTTTACTGCCAATCCCAAAGGTCCAGAAAGATGTGACGTCGGTCAAGTCATTTGTGGAATAACGACCAGAGTCTGGATGGGGGGAGGTGATAAAACCGGAGTGGGAAGTGTGTTCATGAGATGTTGCTCAAAACCATGA
- the LOC131878211 gene encoding thrombospondin-1-like isoform X4 — MNREFSTMWVTRFWMRIEVIIFLLNSQPGWGRIVTEISPGQGCGVINPFTTKLGRNSKYCSFIKYFENEEQQVEEESLESLQIQSDNGWVDWGEWSFCSETCGSGVRQRSRACSSTDPANDCPGSILMMAYCNSKGCRANGGWSEWSEWMACDSQCKIMNETRYRTCDNPSPKLGGLPCPGSDLDFKDCSLVRDCPVNGQWSVWSFWDICQPTFGSTGAGTQTRTRTCTSPRPSNGGNSCVGEDNESKLCFKGDAEDGGWGSYSGWSDCYLPELVCGDNGERWLERNCVNPKPRFGGIPCSGIGTVYEACNIDCTSTTDLIAQF, encoded by the exons ATGAACAGGGAATTTTCAACCATGTGGGTCACCCGCTTTTGGATGAGGATTGAAGTCATCATCTTTCTTTTAAATAGCCAGCCAGGGTGGGGCCGAATTGTGACTGAAATAAGTCCTGGCCAAGGATGTGGAGTTATCAATCCGTTTACGACAAAGCTTGGCCGAAACTCAAAATATTGTTCcttcataaaatattttgaaaatgaggagcagcaagttgaagaagaaagtttGGAAAGCTTACAAATTCAATCAGATAACG GGTGGGTGGATTGGGGAGAGTGGAGCTTTTGCTCGGAAACATGTGGATCCGGAGTAAGGCAAAGATCAAGAGCTTGCAGTTCGACAGATCCTGCTAACGATTGTCCCGGATCAATATTGATGATGGCATACTGCAATTCAAAAGGATGTCGAG CAAATGGTGGATGGAGTGAGTGGAGTGAGTGGATGGCTTGCGATTCTCAATGCAAGATTATGAATGAAACCAGATATCGAACCTGCGATAACCCATCACCCAAACTTGGAGGCCTTCCTTGCCCAGGATCTGACTTggatttcaaagattgttcCCTTGTTCGTGATTGTCCGG TTAATGGCCAATGGTCcgtttggtcattttgggACATTTGCCAACCCACATTTGGATCCACGGGAGCGGGAACTCAAACTCGGACCAGGACTTGCACGTCTCCGCGTCCATCAAATGGAGGCAACTCATGTGTAGGAGAAGACAATGAATCAAAACTGTGTTTTAAAGGTGACGCTG AGGATGGAGGATGGGGCTCATATTCGGGTTGGAGTGATTGCTATTTGCCAGAATTAGTTTGTGGAGATAACGGGGAAAGATGGTTGGAGCGGAATTGCGTCAACCCCAAGCCAAGGTTCGGAGGCATACCTTGCAGTGGCATTGGAACCGTGTATGAGGCTTGCAACATAGATTGCACGTCTACTACAG ATTTGATTGCCCAATTTTGA
- the LOC131878211 gene encoding coadhesin-like isoform X3 yields MNREFSTMWVTRFWMRIEVIIFLLNSQPGWGRIVTEISPGQGCGVINPFTTKLGRNSKYCSFIKYFENEEQQVEEESLESLQIQSDNGWVDWGEWSFCSETCGSGVRQRSRACSSTDPANDCPGSILMMAYCNSKGCRANGGWSEWSEWMACDSQCKIMNETRYRTCDNPSPKLGGLPCPGSDLDFKDCSLVRDCPVNGQWSVWSFWDICQPTFGSTGAGTQTRTRTCTSPRPSNGGNSCVGEDNESKLCFKGDAEDGGWGSYSGWSDCYLPELVCGDNGERWLERNCVNPKPRFGGIPCSGIGTVYEACNIDCTSTTDDRDCTCVDMFCPETGQWQKSICEVGDFTANPKGPERCDVGQVICGITTRVWMGGGDKTGVGSVFMRCCSKP; encoded by the exons ATGAACAGGGAATTTTCAACCATGTGGGTCACCCGCTTTTGGATGAGGATTGAAGTCATCATCTTTCTTTTAAATAGCCAGCCAGGGTGGGGCCGAATTGTGACTGAAATAAGTCCTGGCCAAGGATGTGGAGTTATCAATCCGTTTACGACAAAGCTTGGCCGAAACTCAAAATATTGTTCcttcataaaatattttgaaaatgaggagcagcaagttgaagaagaaagtttGGAAAGCTTACAAATTCAATCAGATAACG GGTGGGTGGATTGGGGAGAGTGGAGCTTTTGCTCGGAAACATGTGGATCCGGAGTAAGGCAAAGATCAAGAGCTTGCAGTTCGACAGATCCTGCTAACGATTGTCCCGGATCAATATTGATGATGGCATACTGCAATTCAAAAGGATGTCGAG CAAATGGTGGATGGAGTGAGTGGAGTGAGTGGATGGCTTGCGATTCTCAATGCAAGATTATGAATGAAACCAGATATCGAACCTGCGATAACCCATCACCCAAACTTGGAGGCCTTCCTTGCCCAGGATCTGACTTggatttcaaagattgttcCCTTGTTCGTGATTGTCCGG TTAATGGCCAATGGTCcgtttggtcattttgggACATTTGCCAACCCACATTTGGATCCACGGGAGCGGGAACTCAAACTCGGACCAGGACTTGCACGTCTCCGCGTCCATCAAATGGAGGCAACTCATGTGTAGGAGAAGACAATGAATCAAAACTGTGTTTTAAAGGTGACGCTG AGGATGGAGGATGGGGCTCATATTCGGGTTGGAGTGATTGCTATTTGCCAGAATTAGTTTGTGGAGATAACGGGGAAAGATGGTTGGAGCGGAATTGCGTCAACCCCAAGCCAAGGTTCGGAGGCATACCTTGCAGTGGCATTGGAACCGTGTATGAGGCTTGCAACATAGATTGCACGTCTACTACAG ATGATAGAGACTGCACTTGCGTAGACATGTTTTGCCCCGAAACTGGCCAATGGCAGAAGTCGATTTGTGAGGTGGGTGATTTTACTGCCAATCCCAAAGGTCCAGAAAGATGTGACGTCGGTCAAGTCATTTGTGGAATAACGACCAGAGTCTGGATGGGGGGAGGTGATAAAACCGGAGTGGGAAGTGTGTTCATGAGATGTTGCTCAAAACCATGA